GAGCAGGTCCCCCGCGACCTGCTGTAGTGGGCCGTCACCGCAACTGGGCGGCGCACCAGCGGAAGTGCCCGTCCTGCGGGCCCATGCCGAAGAGGTCGTACGTGATGAGGGCGTAGGCCTTCCGGTAGAGCTCCAGGATCTCTTCGGCATGGCCCAGTGCGCGGGCGAACAGACGGGTCAGCTCGGCGGTGTGGTGGGCGGCGTCGGGTCCGTACATGTCCCAGACGGCGGCCGTGACGGCGGCCTCGAAGGCGGGGTCGCCGGCGGTGGTGCAGAAGCCGAAGTCGAGGACGGCGACCGGGTGTCCGGCCTCGTCCAGGTGGATGTTGGGCGGCACCAGGTCCCCGTGGACGACACTCTCGGGCCGGTCGGGCAGCGCCCGCAGCGAGGCGGCGGTACGGGACACGACGCCGGCCAGTCCCGGCACGTGCGCGGCGAGGGCGTCCCGGTTGCGGCCGACGGCCCGTTCCACGAGGGCGGCGAGCGCGTCGGAGAAGCGGGAGTGGCCCTGCCACAGCGGCCGGTCGTCCCCCTGGATCACCAGGCGCCGCATGACCTCGCTGCCCGGCACGGAGGCCAGTGCGCGCAGGACGGTGAGCAGGGCGTCGGTCTCCCGGCGGGGCAGGTCACGGGCGGGGCGCCTGCCGTCCCCGTCGGAGCGCAACGGGCTTCCGCCGAGCTCCCGTTCATAGCTGACGAGCACCCCGTCGTGCTCCTCGGCGTCGAGGATCCTCGGCGTGGCGAAGGGCAGGGGGTGCCGGGCGATGTCGGCGTAGAGCCGTCGGGTGAGGTCGAAGTCCTCGGGGGCCCGCCCGGCCCACACCTTGGCGACGGTCCCGTCCTGGAGCCGGTAGACGGCCCCTTCCATGCCGGAGGCGAGCGGCCGGGCGCGCGGGTATCCGCGCCGGGCGAAGTGCTGGACCCAGCGGTCGGCTCCCTGCGCGTCGGTCTCGGTCATGTCCGGCATTCAACCAGCACCCGTGATCCGCTTCCCACAAGGCAGGAGCGACCGGTGCACCGCTCCCGCCTTGTGGCCCTCCCCCCTGCCGCGGCGGATACTGGGGGACTCGCGATACGGACCGGTTCCCGACCCCACCGTCACCGCCAGGAGGAACTCATGACTGTGCGCACAGGACGTGTCGAACTGACCCCCGCCGCCGAGGAACTGCTGCGGCGGCTGACCGGGGCGCACGGGCCGGTGATGTTCCACCAGTCCGGCGGCTGCTGCGACGGCAGCGCCCCGATGTGCTATCCGCGCGGCGAGTTCCGGGTCGGGGCCTCGGACATCCTGCTGGGGCACGTGGCCGGGGACACCCCGTTCTGGATGAGCGCGGACCAGTTCACGTACTGGTCGCACACCCATCTCACCGTGGACGTGGTCCCCGGCCGGGGCAGCGGCTTCTCCCTGGAAGCCCCCGAGGGCGTCCGCTTCCTGCTCCGTTCCCGCCTCCTCACCGACGAGGAACTGCACCGCCTCGACTCGGAACCGCCGTTGCCGAACGGGGCGGACCACACCGCCTAGGGTGGCGCCATGTACACGTCCCGGATGTCCGGCCACGTCGACGCTCCCCATGCCGCCGTCTACCGGGCGCTGCTGGCCCGGCTCGTCGAGGCCGACGGCCCCTTCTGAACCGACGGCCCCTTCCGAGCGGCGGGGTTGCAGGGAACCGGCGCACACCGACGGCGCCCGCCCAGGTCCCTCCAGGTGCGGGGCGCCGAGCCGGCGGGTGTACGCGAACCAGCCGGATGCCACGGCCGTCCGCGGCCTGGGCCGCGGTACGGCGGCCGTCGAGGCCGCCCAGCCCTTCGCGACGGCATTCTTCTCGTGATTCGTGTACACGGAAATGACGTAAAGGCGCTTCGAGACGCTTAAGTGACGGAAGACGAGCACCTGTTCACATGACGTGCATCGAAAGTGATTCACCCAGCGCTTCCCCGTGCACCCGTGCGCCCCCTTGGAGAAAGGGTTCACCAAGTCGGCGGCCCGCTTGGACTGGGCAGGACATGGGGCAAGCACCGCGTCGGTGAAACATCACCGTTTTCCCAGGTCGACTGAAGCAGGTGGTATTCGATGAACGGCTGCGTCCCTGAATCGGAACAGGCGTGGACGGTTGGTACTGCTCCAGGCATATTCCCATCCGTCGGCCACGGTATCGCCTTGTTCCGCCGGCCGCTGAAGTTTCTGAATTCTCTTCCCGCACAGGGCGATCTGGTCGAGATACGCCTGGGCCCGCAGCGTGCGTGGATGGTGTGCCACCCGGAGCTGGTCCACCGAATGCTCCGCGACACCCGCACGTTCGACAAGGGCGGACCGCAGTACGAGAGGCTGCGGGCGCTGATGGGCGACGGCGTCGTCACCTGCCCGCATGCCGAACACCGGCGCCAGCGCCGGTTGCTGCAACCCACCTTCCGCCCCACCGCAGTCGCCGCGCAGACGGACGCGATGGCCGAGGAGGCCGCCGCGCTGTGCCGCGACTGGCGCACGGGGCAGGAGATCGATGTCAGCGCCGCCACGCTGGGCCTGACGACCCGGCTGATCAGCCGGCTCCTGCTCTCCGACTCGCTCGGCCCGGCCGCGGCCGACGAGGTGCGGCACTGCCTCGCCGCCATCGTGCGCGGCCTGTTCGCGCGCACGGTCGTGCCGGTCGACGCGCTGTTCCGTCTTCCCACGCCCGCGAACCGCCGCTACCGGCGCGCGGTGGAGCGGGTGCGCGAGCTCATCGACGAGGCCATCGCCGAACGCCGCCGGGGCACTCCCCGCGACGATCTGCTCGGCCTTCTGCTGATGGCCGCCGAGACCGGGGACGCCGGGGCTCCGGTCACCGACCGGGAGGTCCACGACCAGCTGGTGTCCCTCCTGCTCACCGGTTCCGAGAGCCCGTCGATGTGCCTGGCCTCCACCTTCAGCCTCCTCGCGCAACACCCGGAGGTGGAGCGGCGGTTGCACGCGGAGGTCGACACCGTCCTCGCCGGCCGGTTACCCGACGTCGACGATCTGCCGCGCCTGGTCTACACGAGGTCCGTCCTCACCGAAACGCTGCGCCACTCCCCGCCCGGCTGGCTCTTCACCCGGGTCACGACCCGGGAGGCGGAGCTGGCCGGACGCCGGCTGCCACGGGGGACCACGGTCCTGTACAGCCCGTATCTCCTGCATCACGACCCCGCCTCGTTCCCCGAGCCCGACCGGTTCCTGCCCGAGCGCTGGCTGGAGGGTGAAGCCGCCACCGGTCCGCACGGGGCGCTGATCCCGTTCGCCGCGGGCAACCGCAAGTGCATCGGCGACCTGTTCTCCATGGCCGAGATGACCGTGGCCCTGGCGACCGTCGCCGGCCGGTGGCGGCTACGGCATCCGGCCGGGCGCGTCGCACCACCGCGTCCCGGGGCGACGCTGGGACCGAGGTCCCTGACGATGATCTGCACATCACGGGCGGACGCACCGGGCGGCGCCGCGCCGCACGCCGCCGCCCTCGCACCCGGAGCCGCACCGGCGGCGTCCGGGGTGGAGCACACCCGGAGGGACGGTGACAACGGTGTCCACCACACATGAGGAGAGGGCGGCCGTCGCGCGGGACGTGATTCCCGCTGCCACCCTGGTCGAACTGATCGACGCCCACCTCTACATGCCCTTCCCGTTCCGGCGCAATCCTCAGGAGCCGGCCGCCGCGGCGGGGGTCGACGACTGGCTGCGCGTGACCGGGCTGAGCGACGAGCCCGGGGTCGCGGCCATGATCTCCCACACCCGCCCGGCCGAGCTGGCGTCCTACAACAGCCCTGACGCGGATCCCGGCATCCTGCAGCTCGTCGCTCACCAGATCGCCTACCAGTTCGTCTTCGACGACCGGGCCGAGGAGGTCGGCCGCCACCGGCCCGGCCACCTGCTGCCGATGCTGTGCGAGAGCATCGCGGTCCTGCGCGACGAGGCAGCGCCCAGCACCCCGCTGGGCGCGGCGTTGTCCGACCTCTACCGGCAGATCCGCGAGCGGTGCACACCGGCGCAGGCCGCGCGGTGGGCGTGGAAGAGCCGCGAGTACGTGCACGGACTGCTGTACGAGGCGGTGGCGCAGGTCCACCCCTCACCCCTGCGGTCCGGGCTGTGCACCTCGATACGGTCCCTCACCGCGGGCGTCGAACCCTTCTACCCGCTGTGCGAGGCCGCGCAGCCGTGCGAGCTGACCTCCGGGGAACTCCACCACCCGCTCATGCGGCGCCTGAGCCGGCTGTCGGCCGACGCGGCGGTGTGGATCCCCGACCTGTTCTCCTCGGTCAAGGAGCAGCGGTCCGGCGAAATGATCAACCTGGCCCTCGCCTACCAGCGGGCCCACCACTGCTCCCTGCCGGTGGCCGTCACCCTGGCCATCCAGCAGATCAACCGCACGATCCGCGAGTTCGAGAGGACTTACGCGGAGATCGAACCGGAGTTGAGCCCTTCGGGCGTCGGCTATGTGGAAGGCATGGCCGGCTGGATCCGCGGCTGCTACTACTGGTCGCGCACCGTGCCGCGCTACGCGGACGCGGCGGCCCTGGCGCTGCCGTGAGAAGACGCTTCGTCAGGTCGCGGAGCGGGTGCCCATTCGAGCCACGGTACCCGCGGAATCCGCACTTCACGCGGCTTTAGCAGGTCATTCACCCTTCTTTGTCGTGCTCGTCCCGGAATCCGGAACGAGGGCCATCGGGAGGCGTACGCTCTCGCTGCCTCCCGATGGCCGACGACAGGAAGCGGTAGCGCACATGGCGCATCAGCTGCGGCAACCCACGCCCGAGGACCGGCCGTTGCTCGAGCGCCGCAAGGAGCTCCAAGCGCTCGACTCGGCACTGACGGGCCTGCGGAACACCGTCGACGGCGTGCCCCAGGCGCCCCGGGGCGGGCTCCTCGCCTTCACCGCGCCCGGTGGCATGGGCAAGACGGCCCTGCTGCACCAGGCCCGGGCCCGCGCCCGGGCGCAGGGATTCACCGTGCTGTCGGGCAGGGCCGGTGAGAAGGAGCAGGAACTGGCTTTCCACCTGGTGCGCCAGGTCGTCCAGCCCGCGCTGGCGTCGATGGACGAGCAGGAGCTGCGCACCTTCCTGGGCGGCTGGTACGACATCGTCGCCGCCGCACTGGGCCTGGTCGCGACGCCGAGCGGCCATGTGCCGGACCCGACCGGGGTCCGCGACGGTCTCGACTGGGTGATGACGCGCCTCGCCGTGATGAAGGCGCCCGTCGTCCTGCTCCTGGACGACCTGCACTGGGCGGACGTGGAGTCGCTGAGCTGGCTCGCCTCGTTCGCGCCGAGGGCCGTGGACCTGTCGATGCTGATCGTCGTGGCCTTCCGGCCCGAACTGCCCCTCGAGGCCGCTGCCTTCAGCGCACCCTCCGCCGATCTGGGGAGCCGCCCCTTCACCCTGGCACCGCTCAGCGCCGCGGCCGTGGCCCGGATCATCCGGGACGAGGTCGGCGAGGAAGCCGAGGACGCGTTCTGCGAGGAGTGCTGGGAGGTCACCGGAGGAAGCCCGTTCGAGGCCGTGGAACTCTCCATCAGGCTCGGCGAGCGCAACCTCAGGGGCACCGGTGACGAGCTGCCCGCGATGCGCGACCTGGCGGCCGCGGTGAAGGGGCCCGGGCTGATCGAACGGCTCCAGGGCCTCGGCACCAGCACCGTCCGCTTCGCCTACGCGGCGGCCGTCCTCGGGCAGGCCATCTCACCCGAACTGGCCGCCCGGATCGCGGCGATCGGCAACACGGCGGCGGCCGAAGCCACGCAGAAGCTGCGCGCCGCCCGCATCCTGGCCGACGGCGAGGGGCCCGGCGGGAGTCTGGAGTTCGTCCACCCGCTGATCGCCACCACGATCTACCGGTCCATCCGAACGAGCCTGCGGGAAGGCATGCACAACTCGGCCGCCGAGGCCGTCAGGGCGGCCGGGCTCGGCCACGCCGCCGCGGCCCGGCACCTGCTGGAGGTGCCCTGCGAGGGCAGCTCCGAGGCGGTGGACTGTCTGCGCCGGGCCGCGCGTGAAGCCCTGCACTCGGGTGCCCCGGAGGCGGCCCGGCGGCTGCTGAACCGGGCGCTGCAGGAGCCGCCGCTGCCGGAGGAGCGCGCCGCGCTGCTGCACGAACTCGCCTGCGCGACCTTCCTCATCAACCCCACGGCCACCGTGGCACATCTGCGGGAGGCCCTCGCGGAACCGGACATCGACCCGGAGCTGCGCGCCTCGATGGTGTACCGGCTGACCCAGGCACTGGCCCACACCGACCGGATGGCGGAGGCCGCGACGGTGGCCGCCCAGGAGGCGCAGCGGGCCGCCGCCCATCCCCGGATCCGGCTGCGGATGCAGGGGGACCACTTCGTGTGGAGCGCGTTCCGCACCGACGAGGCGGACTCGGCGGGCCGTTCGCGGAAGCTGGCCCGGCTCGCCGACCGCCTGTCCGGTCGCGGCCTCGAGGAGCGCTACATCCTGGGGTCGCGCGCCTGGGACGCCATGATGTGCGGCGAGCCGCGGCAGAAGGCGCTCGCCTACGCCGAGGAGGCGCTGCGCGGCGGGCTGAGCTGGACGCATGAGAACCGGGGCTTCGAGGTACCCGTCTCGGTCGCGCTGGTGTTCATGTACTGCGACCAGCCGCGACGGGCCGAGGAACTGTTCGCCAAGGGCATGGCCGAGTGCGAGTCAAAGGGCTGGCGCGGCTCCCACCTGGCGCTGGGCCAGACGCTCTCCGGGTACATCCGGTACCGCCGCGGCTGCCTGGCCGAGGCCGAGAACCTGGTACGGGAGGGCCTGCGCATCGCCGACCGGGTGGAAGGCGGGGTACCCGCCCAGTGGTTCGCCATCGGCATCCTGATCCAGACCCTCCTGGCCCGTGGCCGCGTCATCGCGGCACGCCGGCTCGCCGACACCTACCACTACGGCGACAACGTCCCGAACGCCGTCATCTACCCCGATCCGCGCACCGTCTACGCCGAGCTGCTCCTGGCGGAGGGCCGGCCCGACGACGCCGCTCCCCTGCTGTCCCGCGTCGGCGCGTGGCTGGACGGCCGGGACTGGCGCAACCCCGCGTGGTGTCCCTGGCAGCTCGGACTGGCCTCGGCTCTGTCCCGCAGCGCGCCCGACCGGGCGGTGCGCCATGCGCGGGACGCCGTGAAGCGGGCCCGGGACTTCGGCGCGGCATCGGCGATCGGCCAGGCCATGCACGCCCAGGCGGAGGTGACGGGCGGTGAGGCGGGGCTCGATCTGCACGCGCAGGCCGTCGACCACCTCCAGCGGTCGCCCGCCGCGTACGAACTGGCCCGCGCCCTGGTGGGTCACGGCGCCGCGCTGGCCCGCGCGGGACGGCTGCACGACGCCGCCGACCGGCTCTACCAGGGCCTCGAAGGAGCCGTGCACTGCGGTGCCGAGGGCCTGGCCGCCCGGGCGCGGCGGGAGCTGTCCGCCGCCGGGCTGCGGCCGCTGCCCCTGCGCTACCCGCAGACGGACACGCTCACCGCGCAGGAGCGCACGGCCGCCGAGATGACGGCACGGGGCCAGGCCGCTGCGGTCGTTGCCAAGGCACTGCGCCTCACCGAGCAGGGTGTGCGGCAGCTGCTGTCGTCCGTGTACCGCAAGGTCGGCACGGATGCGGCGGGCCTGGCCGAGGCCCTGGAGACGTTCCCCCGGCCGCGGCCGTGACGGCGGGCTGCCACCGGCGGGCTGCCACGGGCAGGGCGCCTCTCACATCGGGCCGGGGCTCGCTCCTCCCTTGAGGCGTTCCAGGTCGGAGGGGCGGACCTGGATGACGACCAGGGCGATCAGCGCGGCGACCGCGGTGAAGATCGCCGCCATGATGAAGGCGGCCGACACTCCGGCGGTCAGGATCTCGTCGGACCAGGGCTTGGGCAGCTGCCCGGTGCGTTCGAACCGGATGCGTTCGGCCGGGGTCGCCTGCCGGAGGAAGTCCGGGACCTGCTTGGCCGCCTCGTTGGTGCTGGCCGTGCCGTACATCGTGACCAGGATGGACAGGCCCAGGGAGCCGCCGACCTGCTGGGTGGCGTTGAGGAGTCCCGAGGCCGCACCGGTCTCCGGCGTGGGCACGTCGGACAGCGCCATGAGGGTCAGCGACACGAACTCCATGCCCATGCCCAGGCTGAAGACGAGCATGGGGCCGAGGACGCTGCCCGCGTACGTGGAGTGAACGTCGGTCAGGGTCAGCCAGGCCAGGCCCGCCGCCGCCAGGATCGCGCCGACCACCATGAACGGCTTGGGTCCGTAGACGGGCAGGAACCGCGAGGCCAGTCCGGCGCCGATGGCGATGACCGCGCTGACCGGCAGGAACGCCAGTCCGGCCGCGAGCGGGCTGAACCCGAGCACGTTCTGCACGAAGAGCGTGAGGAAGAAGAACATGCCGAAGATGGCGGCGGCCAGGCACAGCATGATGCCGTAGGTGCCCGCGCGGTTGCGGTCGGCGAACATGTGCAGCGGCGTGATGGGCTGTTTCGAACGCCGCTCCACCAGGATGAAGGCCGCCAGGACGACGACCGCGCCGGCGAACGAGGCCAGGGTCAGGGGGTCACGCCAGCCGTCCTGCGCTGCTCTGATGAAGCCGTAGACGAGCAGCACCATGCCCGCGGTGGAGGTCAGTGCGCCGGTGATGTCGAAGCGCCCTGGGTGGCGTTCGGACTCCCTGATGAAGCGCGGTGTGGCGAGCACGATGAGCAGGCCGATGGGCACGTTGACGAACAGCACCCACCGCCAGTTCAGCCACTCCACCAGCATGCCGCCGGCGAGCAGGCCGATCGCGCCGCCGCCGGCCGAGACCGCGGCGAAGACGCCGAAGGCGCGGTTGCGTTCCGGTCCCTCGCGGAAGGTGGTGCTGATCAGGGCGAGGGAGGTCGGGGAGGCGATGGCGCCGCCGACGCCCTGCAAGGCGCGGGCGCCGAGGAGTTGGCCGGCATTCTGGGCGAATCCGCCGAGGAGCGAGGCGAACACGAAGAGCAGCACGCCGAAGACGAAGACGCGCCGCCGGCCCAGGATGTCTCCGGCCCGGCCGCCGAGCAGCAGCAGGCCGCCGAAGGTGAGGGTGTAGGCGTTCACCACCCAGGACAGGCTCGTGGTGGAGAACTCCAGGTCGCTCTGGATGTGCGGCAGCGCGATGTTCACGATGGTGATGTCGAGGACCACCATCAACTGGCAGGAGGCGATGACCAGCAGCGCCATCGCGTTTCCGCCACCACCGGATTCCCTGGTGGTGGTCGCCTGTGGTGAAGCCGGCTGCGGGCTGCTGCCTGCGGTGTCCACCGTTCGACGGTACGCCCGGCCCCCACACCCCACCACTCGGACTGAAATATGAGCAAAGTGGGGCGATAATCCGATCAAGGCGGCCCCAGCGGCCCGCGGACGGCGCAATGGGAGGGACAGTGATCCGTGTTCTTCTCGTCGAGCAGACCCGTCTCGTGCGGGGAGCCTTCGCCGCTCTGCTGTCGCGGGAGGACGACATCGAGGTCGTCGCCGAGGCCGACGGCGACGGCGACGTCCTCGCGCGTGCCCTGGTGTACCGGCCGGACGTGGCGGTGATCGGCGTGGACTCCAGGGAGGGCGAGGAGATCGCCGTCCGGGGCGAGCTGCGGGCGCGGCTGCCGGAGTGCCGGATGCTGCTGATGATGGCCTCGACGACACCCGAGCGGCTGCGCCGCATGCTCGATCTGCACGCCGCCGGTGTCATCAGCACCAACGCCCCGCCGGACCGGCTGGTCCACGGTGTCCGCAAGCTGGTGCGGGGGCAGCGATTCGTCGACCCCGAGTTCGCGCTGGCCGCGCTGGACGCGGGAGCGAACCCGCTGACCCCGCGCGAGGTGGAGGTGCTGCGGCTGACCGCCGACGGCACGCCCACCCGGGAGATCGCCGAGCGGCTGTGCCTGTCCACGGCCACGGTCCGCAACCATCTGTCCGCGATCACCCGCAAGACGGGCGGCCGCAACCGGATCGACGCGATCAGGATCGCCACGGAGTCGGGCTGGGTGTGAGCCCCACGCCCCCCGTTCCGCCCCCTGACACAAGAACGGCCGGGCAGGTCATCGAGGTGTACCTGCCCGGCCCCCGCGGGCCCTCGCGCCCTGTCCCGGGATCTGATACGAGCATCCCAGAGTGCGTGCGCCGCCCACCAGCACCGTTTGTCACGGGTCCGGCGTGAAGGCGTCATCCCGCAGCCGTGACGAACGCCGGTGCGGGATGGGCGTTCGGCTCGGTGCCCCAGGTCAGCGGCCGCCGCGGATGAGGCCCGTCAGATAGCGCCACAGCGAGGAGCGCTGCCGGGCGGAGGGGTCCGGCAGGATCTCCTCGGCCACCCCGGGCGCGGGGTCCTCCGCCCAGGGCCTCGGAGGCGGCGCGGAGGCCAGCTCGTAGTGCACGGGCAGGGAGCGCAGGCCCCGCATGAACGGTGAGGAGCGCCAGGGCAGTTGGTCGGCGGGCAGGGCCAGGTCGAGGTGGTGGAACCGCTCGAAGAGGCGCCCCACGCCGGCCGCCGCGACCGCCGAGGCGAGTTCCCGCGCCGGGCACTGGCGCGGTCCGGCTCCCCAGGACAGGTGGGCCCGGGTGCTGATGGCGGTGCCCGACGCGACGTGGTCGGCGAAGAGCGGGTCGGCGTGGGCGGCGCCCGGGGAGACCCACACCGGGTCGCCGGCCCGGATCGTGTAGGTGCCGAGCTGTGTGTCCCTCGCCGCGAAACGCGGGACGAAGTTGACCAGGGGCGGCTTGCGCATGACCACCCGGTTCATGGTCTCCCTGACCATCCCGGCGGACAGGCTGGCGCGCACGCCGCCCTCACCCGAGATGACCTCCACGACGGTGTTGGAGATGAGGATGCCGACGTGGTCGGAGGTCATGCCGAGCAGCATGAACAGCTCGCGGGCGAGGTGGTCGAGCGACAGGTCCGGGTGGGCGGCCAGCAGGTGGGAGGGGAAGTCGTCGCCCGGCTTCTCCAGTTTCAGCGCGGCCAGTTCGGCCAGCGTCGCCAGCAGGCGCTCCAGGGCCGCCTCGGCGTCCGGGCCCGCGTCGAGCACGCGCCACATGTCCATCAGCGCGTCGTCGCCCTGCGAGCCGGGGAAGCCCAGCAGATGGCTGGCCACCATCAGCGGCAGCGGCCGGGAGAACTGCGCGGACAGGTCGGCCACGCCGGTCCTGCCGCCCTGGCCGAGCAGGGTGATCAGTTCGTCGGCGTAGGCGGTGACGGCGGCCTTCAGGCGTTTGGCCTGGGGGTGGCGGGGGTCCTGGAAGGGCTTGAGGGCGACGTCCCAGGCGGTGCGCAGCGGCCGGTAGCCTGCGCCGCCCTGGATGAGGATGTGGTTGACCTCCAGGGACGGTCCGAGCGGCCAGTCGGCCGGCACCCTGCCCTCGGAGCGGGCCCGCCAGTTCTCCAGGCCCTTGGGCCAGCCGTCGTCGTCCTGGAGCACCTGGAGCGACTCGCGGTAGCCGAGGACCAGCCAGGCCGGCACCCCCAGCAGGTCGACGGGCGCGACCGGCCCGTGCTGCTGCCGCAACCGCTCGTACACGAGCGCGGGGCGCGTCTCGTAGTCCCTGGTCAGCAAGGGTTCGGGGGCGAGTTCTTCCAGACTCGTGTCGTCCAGGTCCACGGGTCCGCCGTCACCCCGCTGGGATTCCATCGTCTTGCCGCCCTCCGACACGCCCTGTACCGGCCCACCATCAGCCGGTAGCCGGACACGGTGGGGACCCTACCCCAGGCTGAACCCGCGGGTAGCGAGGGGGTGGGTGGTGGGTACGGCCAGGTCGCGAATCAGGCGGCGGTGTAGCCGAGTTGACGGCGCATGTAGGCGTCTTCAGGCTCTTCGCCTTGGCGATGGCGGTGGTGCGGCTGCCGAGGCCCGCGGTCTCGCCGCCCGCCGACGGTCAGCACGGTCAGACCGTCGGCGGGGCCGAACGGCACGATCAGCGGGGTGCGTTGAGCCGACCGGTACAAGCGTGGTCCCTGCGGAGGGCGGCGGGGGTGATCTTGAGTTCGCTGACGTGCCCGTCGCCCAGAAGGGCAGGTCGGCCTCGACGATCGTGCCGCGGGCGTCGCGGTAGGTGCCGGTGAAGCGGGCCGCCCTCACCGCAGGAGGGTCCGCGCTCACCCCAGGAGGGTCCGCGCTCACCCCAGGAAACTCAGGCGCACCTTCCGTTCCGGGT
The Streptomyces tuirus genome window above contains:
- a CDS encoding phosphotransferase family protein codes for the protein MTETDAQGADRWVQHFARRGYPRARPLASGMEGAVYRLQDGTVAKVWAGRAPEDFDLTRRLYADIARHPLPFATPRILDAEEHDGVLVSYERELGGSPLRSDGDGRRPARDLPRRETDALLTVLRALASVPGSEVMRRLVIQGDDRPLWQGHSRFSDALAALVERAVGRNRDALAAHVPGLAGVVSRTAASLRALPDRPESVVHGDLVPPNIHLDEAGHPVAVLDFGFCTTAGDPAFEAAVTAAVWDMYGPDAAHHTAELTRLFARALGHAEEILELYRKAYALITYDLFGMGPQDGHFRWCAAQLR
- a CDS encoding DUF779 domain-containing protein; translation: MTVRTGRVELTPAAEELLRRLTGAHGPVMFHQSGGCCDGSAPMCYPRGEFRVGASDILLGHVAGDTPFWMSADQFTYWSHTHLTVDVVPGRGSGFSLEAPEGVRFLLRSRLLTDEELHRLDSEPPLPNGADHTA
- a CDS encoding cytochrome P450 is translated as MNGCVPESEQAWTVGTAPGIFPSVGHGIALFRRPLKFLNSLPAQGDLVEIRLGPQRAWMVCHPELVHRMLRDTRTFDKGGPQYERLRALMGDGVVTCPHAEHRRQRRLLQPTFRPTAVAAQTDAMAEEAAALCRDWRTGQEIDVSAATLGLTTRLISRLLLSDSLGPAAADEVRHCLAAIVRGLFARTVVPVDALFRLPTPANRRYRRAVERVRELIDEAIAERRRGTPRDDLLGLLLMAAETGDAGAPVTDREVHDQLVSLLLTGSESPSMCLASTFSLLAQHPEVERRLHAEVDTVLAGRLPDVDDLPRLVYTRSVLTETLRHSPPGWLFTRVTTREAELAGRRLPRGTTVLYSPYLLHHDPASFPEPDRFLPERWLEGEAATGPHGALIPFAAGNRKCIGDLFSMAEMTVALATVAGRWRLRHPAGRVAPPRPGATLGPRSLTMICTSRADAPGGAAPHAAALAPGAAPAASGVEHTRRDGDNGVHHT
- a CDS encoding (-)-alpha-amorphene synthase; the protein is MSTTHEERAAVARDVIPAATLVELIDAHLYMPFPFRRNPQEPAAAAGVDDWLRVTGLSDEPGVAAMISHTRPAELASYNSPDADPGILQLVAHQIAYQFVFDDRAEEVGRHRPGHLLPMLCESIAVLRDEAAPSTPLGAALSDLYRQIRERCTPAQAARWAWKSREYVHGLLYEAVAQVHPSPLRSGLCTSIRSLTAGVEPFYPLCEAAQPCELTSGELHHPLMRRLSRLSADAAVWIPDLFSSVKEQRSGEMINLALAYQRAHHCSLPVAVTLAIQQINRTIREFERTYAEIEPELSPSGVGYVEGMAGWIRGCYYWSRTVPRYADAAALALP
- a CDS encoding ATP-binding protein, which produces MAHQLRQPTPEDRPLLERRKELQALDSALTGLRNTVDGVPQAPRGGLLAFTAPGGMGKTALLHQARARARAQGFTVLSGRAGEKEQELAFHLVRQVVQPALASMDEQELRTFLGGWYDIVAAALGLVATPSGHVPDPTGVRDGLDWVMTRLAVMKAPVVLLLDDLHWADVESLSWLASFAPRAVDLSMLIVVAFRPELPLEAAAFSAPSADLGSRPFTLAPLSAAAVARIIRDEVGEEAEDAFCEECWEVTGGSPFEAVELSIRLGERNLRGTGDELPAMRDLAAAVKGPGLIERLQGLGTSTVRFAYAAAVLGQAISPELAARIAAIGNTAAAEATQKLRAARILADGEGPGGSLEFVHPLIATTIYRSIRTSLREGMHNSAAEAVRAAGLGHAAAARHLLEVPCEGSSEAVDCLRRAAREALHSGAPEAARRLLNRALQEPPLPEERAALLHELACATFLINPTATVAHLREALAEPDIDPELRASMVYRLTQALAHTDRMAEAATVAAQEAQRAAAHPRIRLRMQGDHFVWSAFRTDEADSAGRSRKLARLADRLSGRGLEERYILGSRAWDAMMCGEPRQKALAYAEEALRGGLSWTHENRGFEVPVSVALVFMYCDQPRRAEELFAKGMAECESKGWRGSHLALGQTLSGYIRYRRGCLAEAENLVREGLRIADRVEGGVPAQWFAIGILIQTLLARGRVIAARRLADTYHYGDNVPNAVIYPDPRTVYAELLLAEGRPDDAAPLLSRVGAWLDGRDWRNPAWCPWQLGLASALSRSAPDRAVRHARDAVKRARDFGAASAIGQAMHAQAEVTGGEAGLDLHAQAVDHLQRSPAAYELARALVGHGAALARAGRLHDAADRLYQGLEGAVHCGAEGLAARARRELSAAGLRPLPLRYPQTDTLTAQERTAAEMTARGQAAAVVAKALRLTEQGVRQLLSSVYRKVGTDAAGLAEALETFPRPRP
- a CDS encoding MFS transporter, translated to MALLVIASCQLMVVLDITIVNIALPHIQSDLEFSTTSLSWVVNAYTLTFGGLLLLGGRAGDILGRRRVFVFGVLLFVFASLLGGFAQNAGQLLGARALQGVGGAIASPTSLALISTTFREGPERNRAFGVFAAVSAGGGAIGLLAGGMLVEWLNWRWVLFVNVPIGLLIVLATPRFIRESERHPGRFDITGALTSTAGMVLLVYGFIRAAQDGWRDPLTLASFAGAVVVLAAFILVERRSKQPITPLHMFADRNRAGTYGIMLCLAAAIFGMFFFLTLFVQNVLGFSPLAAGLAFLPVSAVIAIGAGLASRFLPVYGPKPFMVVGAILAAAGLAWLTLTDVHSTYAGSVLGPMLVFSLGMGMEFVSLTLMALSDVPTPETGAASGLLNATQQVGGSLGLSILVTMYGTASTNEAAKQVPDFLRQATPAERIRFERTGQLPKPWSDEILTAGVSAAFIMAAIFTAVAALIALVVIQVRPSDLERLKGGASPGPM
- a CDS encoding response regulator transcription factor: MIRVLLVEQTRLVRGAFAALLSREDDIEVVAEADGDGDVLARALVYRPDVAVIGVDSREGEEIAVRGELRARLPECRMLLMMASTTPERLRRMLDLHAAGVISTNAPPDRLVHGVRKLVRGQRFVDPEFALAALDAGANPLTPREVEVLRLTADGTPTREIAERLCLSTATVRNHLSAITRKTGGRNRIDAIRIATESGWV
- a CDS encoding cytochrome P450, whose translation is MESQRGDGGPVDLDDTSLEELAPEPLLTRDYETRPALVYERLRQQHGPVAPVDLLGVPAWLVLGYRESLQVLQDDDGWPKGLENWRARSEGRVPADWPLGPSLEVNHILIQGGAGYRPLRTAWDVALKPFQDPRHPQAKRLKAAVTAYADELITLLGQGGRTGVADLSAQFSRPLPLMVASHLLGFPGSQGDDALMDMWRVLDAGPDAEAALERLLATLAELAALKLEKPGDDFPSHLLAAHPDLSLDHLARELFMLLGMTSDHVGILISNTVVEVISGEGGVRASLSAGMVRETMNRVVMRKPPLVNFVPRFAARDTQLGTYTIRAGDPVWVSPGAAHADPLFADHVASGTAISTRAHLSWGAGPRQCPARELASAVAAAGVGRLFERFHHLDLALPADQLPWRSSPFMRGLRSLPVHYELASAPPPRPWAEDPAPGVAEEILPDPSARQRSSLWRYLTGLIRGGR